One Brassica napus cultivar Da-Ae chromosome C4, Da-Ae, whole genome shotgun sequence genomic region harbors:
- the LOC106350669 gene encoding probable LRR receptor-like serine/threonine-protein kinase At2g28960 has product MDPLPKVFHDREKNGLKLTINGNPKLCADASCKKNNQKYVLPVITSTASVLVIIAVLILILVFKKKKSTQVQHELPNGRSINRQTKRFTYSEVVAFTDNFERVLGEGGFGIVHHGSLNGTQPIAVKLLSQSSVQGYKEFKAEVELLLRVHHVNLVSLVGYCDEEGHLALIYEYAPNGDLKQHLSGERGGSPLKWSSRLKIAIETAQGLEYLHTGCKPPMVHRDVKTTNILLDEHFHAKLADFGLSRSFPIGGEAHVSTAVAGTPGYLDPEYYRTNRLNEKSDVYSFGIVLLETITSRPVIQQTRERSHIAAWVGYMLTKGDIENVVDPRLNREYEPTSVWKALEIAISCVNPSSEKRPNMSQVINELKECLTLENSRQGGRPEHELYH; this is encoded by the exons ATGGATCCTCTTCCTAAAGTCTTTCATGATAGAGAAAAGAATGGACTTAAGCTAAC GATCAACGGAAACCCCAAGCTTTGTGCTGATGCGTCATGCaaaaagaacaatcaaaagtACGTTTTACCAGTTATTACATCGACAGCATCTGTGCTCGTCATTATAGCTGTGCTAATTCTCATTCttgttttcaaaaagaaaaagtcaaCGCAAG TTCAACACGAATTACCAAATGGAAGGTCCATAAATAGGCAGACCAAAAGGTTCACTTATTCAGAGGTAGTAGCCTTCACAGACAATTTTGAAAGAGTTCTTGGAGAAGGAGGGTTCGGAATAGTGCATCATGGTTCTTTGAATGGTACACAACCGATAGCTGTTAAACTACTTTCTCAATCATCAGTACAAGGCTATAAGGAATTCAAAGCAGAG GTGGAACTTCTTTTGAGAGTTCACCATGTTAATTTGGTAAGTCTGGTAGGATATTGTGACGAAGAAGGGCACTTGGCTCTCATTTATGAGTATGCCCCCAATGGAGACTTAAAACAACATCTCTCTG GTGAACGTGGTGGCTCACCTCTAAAATGGTCAAGTCGACTAAAAATTGCCATCGAAACCGCACAAG GATTGGAGTATTTGCATACGGGTTGCAAGCCTCCAATGGTACATCGTGATGTCAAAACAACAAATATACTTTTGGATGAGCACTTCCACGCAAAGCTTGCAGATTTTGGTCTTTCGAGATCTTTTCCAATTGGAGGTGAAGCTCATGTGTCAACAGCAGTTGCTGGTACTCCTGGATATCTTGATCCCGA ATATTATCGAACAAATAGGTTGAATGAGAAAAGTGATGTTTATAGTTTTGGTATTGTACTATTGGAGACTATCACAAGTCGACCTGTCATTCAACAAACCCGAGAAAGATCACATATAGCAGCATGGGTGGGATACATGCTTACGAAGGGAGATATTGAAAATGTTGTGGATCCAAGGCTCAATAGAGAGTATGAGCCCACTTCTGTCTGGAAGGCTCTTGAGATAGCAATTTCATGTGTGAATCCTTCTTCTGAAAAACGACCAAACATGTCTCAAGTTATTAATGAATTAAAGGAGTGTCTTACGTTAGAGAACTCAAGACAAGGAGGAAGACCTGAGCATGAGCTTTACCACTGA